The following coding sequences are from one Paenibacillus tundrae window:
- a CDS encoding S8 family peptidase, which produces MSKPKWINWVIAAGVGTLALTLLLPTSNRTLPEHSALPDTPHVEQGNKQRLKVQDVKATDLLTRMDAKQHLSTMLEKTSSMSDSELRKYVQDLQQSHKHIHSLLFMDNKSGSQRHQFGKDLPKGSKLEQQRFDHSLSLAKKAVMKRQSFESSSFSMGKEKYFVLGQPSKDGKQAIIALFSQNVLNAVEQHQRKNLRMIPYPREGKFKIESVHPDTLNEITVKTGHDNANASHFYENEIVIRFRQEPGERDMRIIKSDLRTQSARKLGYTYVFRSEHMNYEQLHSYFDRKWNPLYMEPHFMYLTNETLTEKDNSAEVTVPNDILFTDYQWNLPAIETNRGWNISKGNKDVIVAVVDTGVDINHPDLKGKLLKGYNVIDPTNEPLDDVGHGTHVAGIIGAIVNNNEGVAGMSWYNNVLPVKVLDSSGSGTTYAVAEGIIWAADHGAKVINMSLGNYADAQFLHDAIKYAFDRDIVLIAATGNDNTERPGYPAAYPEVFAVSATDPDMNKASYSNYGDYVDVMAPGTSIASTYPDNQYAALSGTSMASPHVAALAGLIRSINPDLTNTEVMDLMRQSVIDLGDPGHDKYYGYGQVDVYKALQAASSNSAPLQFWPQHVRQQMDNTMKKYTK; this is translated from the coding sequence ATGTCTAAACCAAAATGGATTAACTGGGTTATTGCTGCAGGTGTAGGAACGCTTGCTCTAACCCTGCTACTACCAACATCCAATCGCACGCTGCCAGAGCATAGTGCATTACCTGATACTCCTCACGTGGAGCAAGGGAATAAACAGCGCCTGAAAGTTCAAGACGTGAAAGCTACGGATCTCCTCACTCGAATGGATGCAAAGCAGCATCTAAGCACCATGTTAGAGAAAACCTCCAGCATGTCAGATTCAGAATTGCGTAAATATGTGCAAGACCTTCAACAATCTCACAAACACATCCATTCTCTCCTGTTCATGGACAATAAATCAGGTTCACAGCGCCATCAGTTCGGCAAAGATCTGCCAAAAGGAAGTAAATTGGAGCAACAACGCTTCGATCATTCTCTTAGCCTAGCCAAAAAAGCCGTTATGAAACGCCAAAGCTTCGAGTCTTCTTCATTTTCCATGGGTAAAGAAAAGTATTTTGTGTTAGGCCAGCCTTCCAAGGATGGCAAGCAAGCCATCATCGCTTTATTCAGCCAAAACGTGCTTAACGCGGTGGAACAGCATCAACGTAAAAATCTACGTATGATTCCTTACCCTCGGGAAGGCAAATTCAAAATTGAATCGGTGCACCCAGATACCTTAAACGAAATTACGGTCAAAACAGGGCATGATAACGCAAATGCCAGCCACTTTTATGAGAATGAAATCGTAATTCGTTTTCGACAGGAGCCGGGCGAACGTGACATGCGCATCATCAAATCTGACTTGCGAACACAGTCTGCTCGCAAATTGGGATACACGTATGTTTTCCGGTCAGAACATATGAATTATGAACAGCTGCATTCCTATTTTGATCGTAAATGGAATCCACTTTATATGGAACCCCACTTCATGTATTTAACCAATGAGACACTGACTGAAAAGGACAATTCGGCGGAGGTCACCGTTCCTAATGATATTTTGTTTACCGATTACCAATGGAACCTGCCTGCAATTGAAACCAACCGAGGGTGGAATATTTCAAAAGGGAACAAGGATGTTATTGTTGCCGTGGTGGATACTGGGGTAGATATCAATCACCCTGATCTCAAAGGAAAGCTGCTTAAGGGATACAATGTGATCGACCCTACTAACGAACCTCTTGATGATGTCGGTCATGGTACGCACGTTGCTGGAATTATCGGGGCGATTGTTAACAACAATGAGGGTGTAGCAGGAATGAGCTGGTACAATAATGTACTTCCGGTAAAAGTTCTGGATAGCTCGGGTTCAGGCACGACTTATGCTGTTGCTGAGGGGATTATCTGGGCAGCAGACCATGGAGCTAAGGTCATTAACATGAGCTTAGGAAACTATGCAGATGCTCAGTTTCTTCATGATGCAATCAAATATGCGTTTGACCGCGATATTGTGCTGATTGCCGCCACAGGCAACGATAATACAGAACGTCCTGGATATCCGGCTGCCTATCCCGAAGTATTCGCTGTATCTGCTACTGACCCTGACATGAATAAAGCTTCCTACTCCAACTATGGCGACTACGTTGATGTTATGGCACCAGGTACCAGCATTGCGAGCACCTATCCTGATAACCAGTATGCTGCATTGTCGGGAACATCCATGGCGAGTCCCCACGTGGCCGCACTTGCAGGATTAATTCGTTCGATCAACCCTGACTTAACGAATACCGAAGTGATGGATCTCATGCGTCAGAGCGTGATTGATCTCGGCGATCCTGGACACGATAAATATTATGGATACGGTCAAGTGGATGTCTACAAAGCGCTTCAAGCCGCATCGAGCAATAGTGCCCCCCTGCAATTCTGGCCACAACATGTGAGACAGCAAATGGACAATACCATGAAGAAATATACGAAGTAG
- a CDS encoding TerC family protein — protein sequence MDIFSAVFWIALVKIVFIDLMLAGDNAIVIGLAARNLHPSVQKKAILYGTVGALLIRIVATVVVLWLLKVPWLLLAGGVLLVWIAYKLLADQGEEHSDIQAGNSLWVAVRTIVIADAAMGLDNVIAVAGAAEQHLLLVILGLLISVPIIVWGSTLFIKLINRFPWIIYLGAIVLGYTATNMITEEHQLVPFFTEHPALRILFIVLVVAGIVLAGYRKRVNHDKAVKKHERSYS from the coding sequence ATGGACATATTTAGCGCTGTTTTTTGGATTGCTTTAGTTAAAATTGTATTTATTGATCTCATGTTAGCTGGGGACAATGCCATCGTCATTGGTTTAGCTGCACGTAATCTTCATCCCTCCGTGCAGAAAAAAGCGATCCTATACGGAACAGTAGGTGCACTCCTTATACGAATTGTAGCAACCGTTGTTGTACTCTGGCTCCTTAAAGTGCCTTGGTTGCTCCTAGCTGGAGGCGTGCTTCTCGTCTGGATTGCCTATAAATTGTTAGCGGATCAAGGAGAAGAGCACAGCGATATCCAAGCAGGTAACTCGCTGTGGGTTGCAGTACGCACCATTGTTATCGCAGATGCAGCCATGGGGCTGGATAATGTCATTGCTGTCGCGGGCGCAGCCGAGCAGCATCTCCTACTCGTTATCCTAGGACTTCTTATTAGCGTACCTATTATCGTGTGGGGCAGTACGCTGTTCATTAAGCTGATTAATCGTTTTCCATGGATTATTTATCTTGGAGCTATCGTGTTAGGCTACACGGCTACCAATATGATTACGGAAGAGCATCAGCTTGTGCCTTTCTTCACCGAGCATCCGGCACTGCGAATATTGTTCATTGTTCTAGTCGTTGCCGGCATCGTATTGGCAGGTTATCGAAAACGTGTAAATCATGATAAAGCAGTCAAAAAGCATGAGCGCTCTTATTCGTAA
- a CDS encoding PLP-dependent aminotransferase family protein — protein sequence MHIELKRGSRTKLYIQIALTLADRIRSGLIEPGTRLPSVRKLTSDLGVSLVTVSKAYAELEAIQLITCSQGKGCYVRGVQESERSENIDKMYPVQGNGEKNTPWNWQMALVDYLPRAQLWRHFDTSPQVQYELHMSAIQPELLPTREIIESAYRLSSDHPERMAAYGSFQGDRELRQTFADHFAERGSQVMPERMLITSGTQQGIDLVARTFVGPGDVVYMEAPTYTGAIDVFTSRGAKIITVPMDDEGMRIDLLTRLCDTHPPKLIYTVPTFHNPTGITMSAQRRAQLLNLAQSYHCLILEDDPFSDLYFRDPPPASIKSMDSTGHVVYLKTFSKVLSPGCRVACAIADGSVLTRLVAAKSTADLGSPLLTQKALQSFIQHQYSAYIRQLRDELYARLSAASAVLEAYAPPGMFWVLPDGGLNLWLQLPDGIDMRELHRHALAAGVSFLPGSACYVREPDTSNLRICFTVTDMERLCEGLRVLCNVIANEAPLKGGAAADRLPLI from the coding sequence ATGCATATCGAACTGAAGCGGGGAAGTCGTACCAAATTGTACATACAGATTGCACTTACTCTTGCAGATCGTATCCGATCTGGGCTTATTGAACCAGGAACCCGTCTGCCATCCGTCCGAAAGCTTACCTCAGACCTTGGTGTAAGTTTAGTGACGGTGTCCAAAGCGTATGCGGAGCTTGAAGCGATTCAATTAATTACGTGTTCTCAAGGCAAAGGTTGTTATGTGCGGGGAGTACAGGAGTCCGAGAGAAGCGAAAATATAGATAAGATGTATCCAGTGCAAGGAAACGGGGAGAAAAATACACCGTGGAACTGGCAGATGGCATTGGTTGATTATTTGCCTCGGGCTCAGCTTTGGCGACATTTCGATACTTCTCCACAAGTGCAGTATGAACTCCATATGTCTGCTATTCAGCCTGAATTGTTGCCTACACGGGAGATTATTGAGAGTGCGTATCGTCTCTCCTCAGATCATCCGGAACGGATGGCTGCGTATGGTTCTTTCCAAGGAGACCGTGAGCTTCGCCAGACGTTTGCAGATCATTTTGCAGAGAGAGGTTCGCAGGTGATGCCTGAGCGCATGTTAATTACTAGCGGCACGCAACAGGGAATTGATTTGGTGGCTCGGACGTTTGTAGGGCCTGGTGATGTGGTTTACATGGAAGCCCCGACGTATACGGGAGCCATCGATGTATTTACGAGCAGAGGCGCCAAAATTATTACCGTACCGATGGATGACGAGGGGATGCGCATCGATCTGTTGACCCGGTTATGCGATACCCATCCGCCGAAGTTAATCTATACCGTTCCAACGTTTCATAATCCCACAGGGATCACGATGAGTGCGCAAAGGCGAGCGCAGTTGCTGAATTTGGCTCAAAGCTACCATTGCCTCATTCTGGAGGATGATCCGTTTTCTGATCTTTATTTCCGCGACCCACCTCCTGCCTCCATTAAATCAATGGATTCAACCGGGCATGTCGTATACCTCAAAACATTCAGTAAAGTATTATCACCAGGCTGTCGTGTGGCTTGTGCTATCGCAGATGGAAGTGTTCTTACGCGGCTGGTGGCAGCCAAATCGACTGCAGATCTAGGCAGTCCTCTGTTAACTCAAAAAGCGTTGCAATCCTTTATTCAGCATCAGTATAGCGCGTATATCCGCCAGCTTCGAGATGAGCTGTATGCTAGACTGAGCGCAGCGTCGGCTGTCTTAGAAGCCTATGCACCACCAGGGATGTTCTGGGTCTTACCAGATGGAGGGTTGAACCTGTGGCTGCAACTGCCCGATGGTATAGATATGCGGGAACTGCATAGGCACGCGCTGGCTGCAGGCGTTTCCTTTTTACCTGGCTCAGCTTGTTATGTGAGGGAACCGGACACTTCGAATTTGCGAATTTGTTTTACGGTGACGGACATGGAACGATTGTGTGAAGGTCTGCGTGTCTTATGTAATGTAATCGCAAACGAAGCCCCACTTAAGGGAGGGGCGGCTGCGGACAGGCTCCCGCTTATTTAA
- the thiI gene encoding tRNA uracil 4-sulfurtransferase ThiI: MKYDMLLLRFGEFMLKGKNRARFEKTIITQVRSLLKPYPSASLRKEFGRLYVDLGNESYTDLIRVLKRVFGVMSISPVKVTPSERDAIVETSVAFMEERKHEFEGGMTFKVNARRVWKEFPHSSHEMNHLVGSPILRTFQDLSVDVREPDIELRVEIREQGTYIFNEVIPAVGGFPLGTNGKAMLLLSGGIDSPVAAWSSMRRGLEVECVHFYSYPFTSQRAKEKVIDLARALADHAGTIKLHLVPFTEIQTAFTQLGQDNLIITLMRRSMLRIATKLAERERALALITGDSLGQVASQTLPSMNVIGRATDLPLLRPLVMMDKQEIITLSKQIGTYDISILPYEDCCTLFVPKSPTTNPNLRIVDKIEATMSHLTAWVDEAVLQTETIVLHAGESVTGASSSDDSEIKEDWF, translated from the coding sequence ATGAAATACGATATGTTACTTCTCCGTTTTGGAGAATTTATGTTAAAAGGAAAAAATCGTGCACGTTTCGAGAAAACGATCATTACTCAAGTGCGTTCCTTGCTCAAGCCTTACCCTAGTGCGAGTTTGCGAAAAGAGTTTGGTCGCCTGTATGTAGATCTCGGTAATGAATCCTATACAGATCTGATTCGGGTGTTAAAAAGGGTTTTCGGCGTGATGTCGATCAGTCCGGTTAAAGTGACCCCCTCTGAGCGGGATGCCATTGTGGAGACTTCAGTTGCTTTTATGGAGGAGAGAAAGCACGAGTTCGAAGGCGGTATGACTTTCAAAGTAAATGCTCGCCGTGTATGGAAAGAGTTCCCTCATTCCTCGCATGAGATGAACCATTTGGTGGGATCTCCCATTCTCCGAACCTTTCAGGATCTTAGCGTGGATGTGCGTGAGCCGGATATTGAGCTGCGCGTAGAGATTCGTGAGCAGGGTACTTATATTTTCAATGAGGTAATACCTGCTGTAGGAGGATTCCCATTAGGTACAAACGGAAAGGCCATGCTTTTGTTGTCCGGTGGTATCGATAGTCCTGTAGCCGCTTGGTCTTCGATGCGTCGTGGACTCGAAGTAGAATGTGTACACTTCTACAGCTATCCGTTCACAAGTCAGCGTGCCAAGGAGAAAGTTATTGACCTCGCCCGTGCACTGGCGGATCATGCGGGAACGATTAAGCTGCATCTTGTTCCGTTTACCGAGATACAAACGGCATTCACGCAGCTCGGACAGGACAACTTAATCATTACGCTGATGCGGCGCTCTATGTTGCGGATTGCAACCAAACTGGCTGAACGTGAACGGGCGCTTGCATTGATTACAGGCGATAGCTTAGGTCAAGTAGCCAGTCAGACACTTCCCAGCATGAACGTGATTGGACGTGCAACGGATCTGCCGTTGCTGCGACCGCTAGTTATGATGGACAAACAAGAAATTATTACGCTGTCCAAGCAAATTGGAACGTACGATATCTCCATTTTGCCTTATGAGGACTGCTGTACTCTGTTTGTGCCCAAATCGCCAACGACGAATCCTAATCTCCGCATTGTGGATAAAATTGAGGCAACGATGAGTCATCTGACTGCATGGGTCGACGAAGCTGTACTACAGACCGAAACGATTGTGTTACATGCAGGTGAATCTGTCACTGGAGCAAGTTCTAGTGACGACTCTGAAATCAAAGAAGACTGGTTTTAA
- a CDS encoding YpuI family protein, protein MSAANVQKICESTREKLKPAIDRIEQFLNENALPELDQNQTEESTTFYKGFLSDLRHLLVFSEVSYEKLGVVLRRANFDIDFAEKALYNTYHQSVNSFFYPKNECYSEDGRYAYTGQDAIRFRDKPIRAVRDVILEISKTYEELRDDLAFYESDYLTQRRMQNQRNHA, encoded by the coding sequence ATGTCAGCAGCCAATGTACAGAAAATTTGTGAGTCAACTAGGGAAAAGTTAAAACCTGCTATCGATCGGATTGAACAATTTTTGAACGAAAATGCTTTGCCTGAACTGGATCAGAATCAGACGGAAGAATCAACAACGTTCTACAAAGGATTTCTTTCGGATCTCCGTCATTTGCTTGTTTTTTCTGAAGTTTCTTACGAAAAACTTGGCGTTGTGCTGCGTCGTGCTAATTTCGATATCGATTTTGCGGAAAAGGCGCTTTATAATACGTACCACCAAAGTGTAAATAGCTTTTTCTATCCCAAAAATGAATGTTACTCTGAAGACGGCAGATATGCTTACACAGGGCAAGATGCAATTCGTTTCCGTGACAAGCCTATCCGTGCAGTGCGTGACGTCATTCTTGAGATCTCCAAAACGTATGAAGAATTGCGCGACGACTTGGCGTTCTATGAGAGTGATTACTTGACTCAGCGTCGGATGCAGAATCAACGTAACCACGCCTAA
- a CDS encoding TerC family protein, with the protein MDTLWLLTEILMINLVLSGDNAVVIALASKDLPVRQRKQAVWWGAFGAVVLRCVLTFAAVLLLGIPFIQAAGGLMLFWIAMKLLLQDEDAVHIREAKTTWKAIQTILIADFVMSLDNVLAIAALAKGDLALIVIGIAISIPIVVWGSGLIVGLLKRYPILVFVGSGILAFTAGEMVMNDPKLGQWLNGMTTEAHTLLPAAMACLVLAVGGANKFVEREKI; encoded by the coding sequence ATGGATACTTTATGGCTGTTGACTGAAATATTAATGATCAATCTGGTTTTGAGTGGAGATAATGCTGTTGTTATTGCACTTGCAAGTAAGGATTTACCTGTGAGGCAGCGTAAACAAGCCGTGTGGTGGGGGGCATTTGGAGCGGTAGTATTACGCTGTGTACTGACCTTTGCCGCCGTTTTATTGCTGGGGATTCCATTCATTCAAGCTGCTGGTGGACTGATGCTGTTCTGGATTGCCATGAAGCTATTGCTTCAGGATGAGGATGCGGTACATATTCGTGAAGCAAAGACGACGTGGAAAGCGATTCAAACGATTTTGATCGCTGACTTTGTCATGAGTTTAGATAACGTTCTAGCCATCGCTGCATTAGCCAAAGGTGATCTGGCACTGATCGTTATTGGTATTGCCATTAGCATTCCTATCGTCGTATGGGGAAGTGGTCTAATCGTGGGACTGTTGAAGCGATACCCGATCTTGGTGTTTGTCGGTTCTGGAATTTTGGCTTTTACAGCTGGTGAGATGGTAATGAACGATCCGAAGCTTGGGCAGTGGTTAAACGGAATGACAACCGAAGCACATACGCTGCTTCCAGCAGCCATGGCTTGTCTGGTTCTTGCTGTTGGAGGAGCAAATAAGTTTGTAGAGCGCGAGAAAATATAG
- a CDS encoding PLP-dependent aminotransferase family protein codes for MNIPWSKMALNTPSSVVRDMLQAAQAPGMISLAGGLPAQSSFPLEAIRVAYEKVFASGASALQYAETEGYRPLRAKIAERLESKGIPASPDHMLLTTGSQQSIDLVCRILLDPGDRVLVESPTYLAALQVIHSYQAISHGVSCDDEGMLPESLEELLQLHRPKLVYINPTFSNPSGKVWSRERRQKAVDLCRKYGVLILEDDPYGEIRFNPEELDAPALAELDAAYEGPSNVIYTSTFSKTVAPGLRTGWILAAPDIVKIAARAKQGADLHSSSIDQRALHALMETFDLDEHIRGISADYKQRMEKMTELMTKKAWEGISWNSPQGGMFLWLELPESMSASNLFTYGIQEKVCIVPGDSFYAGTPELNRMRINFTHTDPDLLPEAVERMDRAIKRWHASVQSDATVTM; via the coding sequence ATGAATATCCCATGGTCTAAAATGGCACTAAACACACCGTCCTCTGTCGTTCGCGACATGTTGCAGGCAGCGCAAGCTCCGGGCATGATTTCATTAGCTGGAGGTTTACCCGCGCAATCATCATTCCCTCTGGAAGCGATTCGTGTCGCTTATGAAAAAGTATTTGCGTCCGGAGCATCTGCTCTTCAATATGCAGAAACGGAAGGATATCGTCCACTTCGTGCCAAAATCGCGGAGCGCCTCGAATCCAAAGGCATACCCGCTTCTCCAGATCATATGCTACTGACTACAGGATCTCAGCAATCCATTGACCTTGTATGTCGCATCCTGCTTGATCCGGGTGACCGCGTACTGGTTGAATCACCAACCTATCTGGCTGCGCTTCAAGTGATTCATTCCTACCAGGCGATATCGCACGGTGTAAGCTGTGATGACGAAGGAATGCTGCCTGAATCATTAGAAGAACTGCTTCAATTGCATCGTCCAAAATTGGTTTACATCAACCCAACCTTCTCCAATCCTTCGGGTAAAGTGTGGAGCCGTGAAAGACGTCAGAAAGCGGTGGATCTTTGCCGGAAATACGGCGTCCTGATTCTAGAAGATGACCCGTATGGCGAAATTCGTTTTAACCCGGAAGAGCTGGACGCGCCCGCACTTGCAGAATTGGATGCTGCCTATGAAGGACCTTCCAACGTGATCTATACCAGCACCTTCTCCAAAACGGTTGCTCCTGGACTTCGTACAGGCTGGATCCTGGCTGCACCAGATATTGTTAAAATCGCGGCAAGAGCTAAACAGGGTGCCGATCTGCACTCTAGCAGCATCGACCAAAGGGCGCTTCATGCCCTGATGGAGACGTTTGATCTCGATGAGCATATTCGTGGAATTTCCGCTGATTATAAACAGCGCATGGAGAAAATGACTGAGCTGATGACAAAAAAAGCATGGGAAGGCATCTCGTGGAATTCACCACAAGGGGGAATGTTCCTCTGGCTCGAATTACCTGAATCGATGTCTGCCAGCAATCTGTTCACTTATGGCATTCAAGAAAAGGTATGTATTGTTCCTGGTGATTCCTTCTACGCAGGTACGCCTGAGTTGAACCGGATGCGGATTAACTTTACCCACACTGATCCAGATCTGCTCCCTGAGGCTGTAGAACGTATGGATCGCGCCATTAAACGCTGGCATGCTTCAGTACAATCCGATGCTACAGTGACCATGTAA
- a CDS encoding lytic transglycosylase domain-containing protein has protein sequence MQIDPSGSRQLLELQLSNVANPSSGSAGAVNSSVDFANMMDGLLGTGNRGTSSSEASSASLGLSKRSNDGLLWLQLGSQYSSDSGTPLTASTSSSPSVSLTSLLDAVSTNGEETVPTDYDSLIAAASAKYGVPESLIKAVIDTESNFNPNVVSSAGAKGLMQLMDGTAAGLGVSNSFDPAQNIDGGTKYLSLQLQRFGGEVKMALAAYNAGPGRVSRLGVSNDTELMNALKLLPTETQAYIAKVEKAQAKYTL, from the coding sequence ATGCAGATTGATCCCAGTGGGTCACGGCAGTTGCTTGAACTGCAATTGTCCAACGTTGCCAATCCATCAAGCGGGTCAGCCGGAGCGGTCAATTCCTCTGTAGATTTTGCTAATATGATGGACGGGCTATTAGGCACTGGAAACCGGGGGACTAGCAGTAGCGAGGCATCTTCAGCATCTCTTGGTTTGTCCAAACGATCCAATGACGGGTTATTATGGTTGCAATTGGGCAGCCAGTACAGTTCAGATTCGGGTACACCTTTAACCGCTTCTACAAGCAGCAGTCCATCTGTATCTCTTACGTCTCTGTTGGATGCAGTGTCAACGAATGGGGAAGAGACTGTACCTACCGATTATGATTCCTTAATTGCGGCAGCGAGTGCCAAGTATGGCGTGCCTGAGTCGTTAATCAAGGCCGTGATCGATACAGAATCCAATTTTAATCCAAACGTTGTTTCCTCAGCAGGAGCCAAAGGCTTAATGCAATTGATGGACGGAACGGCTGCTGGCCTCGGAGTAAGCAATTCATTCGACCCTGCGCAGAATATTGATGGGGGAACGAAGTATCTTTCTCTTCAGCTTCAACGTTTTGGTGGAGAAGTGAAGATGGCTCTCGCCGCGTACAATGCAGGACCTGGACGTGTATCACGCTTGGGCGTATCCAATGACACTGAACTGATGAATGCACTGAAGCTTCTGCCTACCGAGACGCAAGCTTATATCGCAAAGGTAGAGAAGGCGCAAGCAAAATATACGCTATAA
- a CDS encoding DUF1540 domain-containing protein: MSQEKPIVKCSVSNCNYWGENNFCQADAIMIDIDQHATRRLHEEFAGETFDSDHHDHARTSSATCCHTFKPK, translated from the coding sequence ATGAGTCAAGAAAAGCCAATCGTTAAATGCAGTGTCTCTAACTGTAACTACTGGGGCGAGAATAACTTCTGTCAGGCGGATGCCATCATGATTGATATCGATCAGCATGCTACCCGCCGCCTACATGAGGAATTTGCTGGAGAGACGTTTGATTCCGATCATCACGATCATGCACGAACATCCTCTGCCACATGCTGTCACACGTTCAAACCCAAATGA
- a CDS encoding cysteine desulfurase family protein, whose product MKYFDYAATTPPDPDVVRTIAEVMEAQYGNPSSIHGYGERAHQLLRRARAGCATAIGVRPEEIIFTSGATESNNLAIKGAALRYQSRGKHIITTATEHASVYESFLQLQQWGWDVTWIPVDSLGRVTAQQVIEALRPDTVLISLMHVNNETGAIHPIAEIGKRLKKEAPRVLFHVDGVQGVGKLEAKPASWYADLYSLSAHKFRGPKGAGLLYVRSGIELTPLLSGGSQENGMRAGTENVALLVGMAKAIRLAVERQPQFAERVTVYRDQIMAFIKEVPGLVLNSDQQGAPHIIHFSYPGMKAEVVLHTLEQLGVTVSTQSACSSRSAEPSRILLAMGKDAACAAGGLRISLGDEHTEEDVTLLKQAIHQMMAQLRPLERRM is encoded by the coding sequence TTGAAATATTTTGATTATGCAGCGACGACGCCTCCAGATCCAGATGTCGTACGAACTATAGCTGAAGTGATGGAGGCTCAGTATGGTAATCCTTCATCCATCCATGGCTATGGTGAGCGAGCACACCAACTATTACGGCGAGCGAGAGCTGGTTGTGCTACAGCAATCGGGGTTAGGCCTGAAGAGATCATTTTCACCTCGGGTGCAACGGAAAGCAACAATCTCGCGATTAAGGGGGCAGCATTACGCTACCAATCACGAGGCAAACACATCATTACCACGGCTACCGAACATGCATCAGTGTATGAGAGCTTCCTCCAATTGCAACAGTGGGGATGGGACGTTACATGGATTCCTGTAGACTCACTTGGGAGGGTTACTGCGCAGCAGGTTATCGAAGCGTTAAGACCGGATACTGTCCTTATAAGCTTAATGCATGTCAACAATGAGACAGGTGCTATTCACCCGATTGCTGAGATCGGTAAACGACTCAAGAAAGAAGCTCCCCGTGTTTTGTTTCATGTAGACGGTGTGCAGGGCGTTGGAAAGCTGGAGGCTAAGCCTGCTTCCTGGTATGCCGACCTATATAGCTTGTCTGCTCATAAATTTCGCGGCCCTAAAGGAGCTGGACTCTTGTACGTGCGCAGTGGGATTGAACTGACTCCACTATTATCCGGGGGTTCACAGGAGAACGGGATGAGAGCAGGGACGGAAAATGTAGCATTGCTCGTAGGTATGGCGAAGGCGATACGTCTTGCTGTAGAGCGTCAACCCCAATTTGCTGAACGCGTGACGGTGTATCGTGATCAGATCATGGCGTTTATTAAGGAAGTTCCGGGTTTAGTGCTGAATAGCGATCAACAGGGAGCACCTCATATCATTCATTTCTCATATCCTGGCATGAAAGCCGAAGTAGTGCTTCATACATTGGAGCAGCTCGGGGTTACGGTATCGACCCAGTCAGCATGTTCTTCTCGTTCTGCTGAACCAAGTCGTATACTGCTCGCGATGGGCAAAGATGCGGCTTGTGCAGCTGGAGGATTACGCATTAGTCTTGGTGATGAACATACAGAAGAAGATGTAACCCTGCTGAAGCAGGCCATACATCAGATGATGGCGCAATTGCGCCCGTTGGAAAGGCGGATGTAA